AGATAGTGACAACTTCCAGCAACGACTGTTCCTCTGACTCTTCTAGCGATTTCTCTGTCATCAGTAAGCCAGAGATGAGGACTTCTGCAGCAGAGGCGCGTGCTAAAGTAACTCAGTCTTTGAAAAATGCCAAAAATTTAGTAGATGGCATGTCTCTTGATCATCTGAGGATTGCTCGTGAtggatttctaaagagaaaagcCGAATATGAAAAGATAGCAACTTATCAGCAGAAACATCATCAAATTCAACAGGCAAGCTAGCGGCTGAGGATGATGTTCAAACTCATATTGATGGCGTAGCTTCTGACTCAGATGTTGAGGAAAGTGAACCCGCATGGAAACCTCTCGAGCGCAAGATCAGACCACATGTTCCCGGACTGAGGTCCAAACGATTGGCTAGAGCTGATCTTCAAGctgaatatgaagaagatgattgcTTGGACGTAATGTATGGTGACCCTGAAGACCAATTAGAAGAAGTACCTAGTGAGGGTTCTGATGATGATCATGGAGGAGAGCTAGAAGAAAATTCCACGGATGATGACGATCGTGAGTCTGATGACGAATTCGATGACCCTGATGATTAGTCTTACTCATAATTGATTGTTTTATTTCTCGTTGAAGTAGACGTTCTTGTGATCATTTGGGAAACTTATCTATATTGATATTGTCTTAAGAATTATTACTGAATGAAAACTCTTTTACTATATATCTTGCTTACTTCTCTTACTCCTTTGATCAAATAAAATCCACGAACATTCATGTGTAGAAACTATAATCCCCGGTGGACTGTCATTTGTTCGTCTTTTGACAATGTTGACGTGCAGATATTGTATGAGTCGGAGAAACGTGTGATGCACACGAATGACCGTCTTTAATTAGGGTACTGTTGACGTAGTCATATGTTATCAGTCCCCAGCATGACTACTTCTCTTCGCACCGTAGAAATCGTAATTGATTTGACTATCTGCAGAAAATAAGTATCCACCGTGTCTTGTGTGCTAATCTTCTAGACTTAGGGTTTCTCTATTTATACAACATATCTTCTTTTGTTCTGTATATTATCATGAGAAATTTTGATCACGATCATACCTCTCATCATCATGTCTGGCAGCAGTGCTTCTTCTCAAAATGAATATCTGGCCAAGCGTGGGATTGGAGCGTCCATCtcggtaagttttttttttttttcttttcttcacttAATCAGGATGAATAATCATAGAAAATGATTTGTCATAGGATAATCAGGGGAGTtgtctttcctcttcttcttacaGTTTAAGGCCCAAGCGGACCGTCAAAGCTCCCGCACGATACAAGTCAGCTCGTGTTGAAGATGGGACATCTGTGAGTAATCTCCATGAGTTTTTAACTGAAGCTTTCTTACGCTCGACTGATTATCCAATATTTACTGAAattgaatattgttgaatattttaCTATCGCAAgttgatgttcatgttgttgccgacgctaagaagaaaaagaatgggaAGTCCGTATTTGTGGGTGATGATGATGGTGGCAACCGTACTGATGAAAACTCCACCAATTCCATGGAAGCTAAAACTAGAGTTCATGTTTGTGAGTACCCGACAGCTGGACTCCCGTTCGATACTCCAATAGTCAATGCTTGCCCAGACAATCAACTGGTTGGTGGTTTTATTGTCCCAAAGTGTTATGCATCTCTATACACCAAGATTTGGAGGAGGTATGGACGCATTGCTACTACTGAAGTATGGAGAGGTTTTCTGCCGACCCTTCTGACTACTGTCGCTGGATTATTTCCCATCATCGATGAGATGATCAGGATAAATCTGCaggacgtcaaaaaccatgagttGCACAGATGGGATGACATGACTTCGAATTGTGAGAC
This DNA window, taken from Papaver somniferum cultivar HN1 chromosome 3, ASM357369v1, whole genome shotgun sequence, encodes the following:
- the LOC113360444 gene encoding COPII coat assembly protein SEC16-like; protein product: MRTSAAEARAKVTQSLKNAKNLVDGKLAAEDDVQTHIDGVASDSDVEESEPAWKPLERKIRPHVPGLRSKRLARADLQAEYEEDDCLDVMYGDPEDQLEEVPSEGSDDDHGGELEENSTDDDDRESDDEFDDPDD